The Mytilus galloprovincialis chromosome 4, xbMytGall1.hap1.1, whole genome shotgun sequence genome contains a region encoding:
- the LOC143071985 gene encoding uncharacterized protein LOC143071985: protein MSSYPNSHNLTSPFLVNNILMNHNSPWTDQNMHAGLDYSHASFPMSGNYDYRMDQIGTSSSCLYPGNTSSPPMSSMQPTYTTLSPQSLPLSDGPSRHDLGQYHTASPDSGTGKPGASETQLLTPKSEQVDMDVLENHQSASPSCEESDKDNKTTDTKPGECHLIQKQRTRRKPRVLFSQAQVYELERRFKQQRYLSAPEREQLASLLKLSSTQVKIWFQNRRYKCKRQRQDKSLELSNMQPPRRVSVPVLVRDGKPCVGQNVTPSYSAPYNVNPFVYSTPSYNSMNSHMASMPQMTQIQQNGYMSQQSQHPGIRAW, encoded by the exons ATGTCTTCGTATCCAAATAGTCACAACTTAACTTCGCCATTTCTGGTTAATAACATTCTAATGAACCACAATTCACCCTGGACTGACCAAAATATGCATGCCGGTTTGGACTATTCACATGCAAGTTTTCCAATGTCAGGAAATTATGATTATAGAATGGATCAGATCGGAACCAGTTCTTCGTGTTTGTATCCTGGGAATACATCTTCACCGCCAATGTCATCGATGCAACCGACGTATACGACACTTTCGCCACAGTCATTACCCTTATCTGATGGACCTTCTAGACACGACCTCGGACAATACCATACAGCTTCCCCGGACTCTGGAACAGGAAAACCAGGTGCCTCAGAAACACAACTGCTTACTCCAAAAAGTGAGCAAGTAGATATGGATGTTCTTGAAAACC ATCAATCGGCGTCACCATCTTGTGAAGAAagtgacaaagacaacaaaaccACAGATACAAAACCAGGAGAGTGCCATTTAATCCAAAAGCAAAGGACCCGAAGAAAGCCAAGAGTTCTATTTTCACAAGCTCAAGTGTATGAACTTGAAAGGCGTTTTAAACAGCAGAGATATTTATCTGCACCAGAACGAGAACAGTTAGCTAGCCTTTTAAAATTATCTTCTACTCAAGTTAAAATCTGGTTTCAAAACAGGAGATACAAATGTAAGCGTCAGCGCCAAGATAAAAGTTTAGAACTTTCAAATATGCAACCACCTAGGAGAGTTTCCGTACCTGTTCTAGTAAGGGATGGCAAACCTTGTGTCGGTCAGAACGTCACGCCCTCATACTCGGCACCATACAACGTTAACCCATTTGTTTATTCCACTCCTTCATATAATTCCATGAATAGCCACATGGCCTCAATGCCACAGATGACCCAGATTCAACAGAACGGTTATATGTCACAGCAATCGCAACATCCGGGAATAAGGGCTTGGTGA